A single region of the Bacteroides luhongzhouii genome encodes:
- a CDS encoding DUF5123 domain-containing protein codes for MKKNILYSLVGLTVLFSMSACSEDRYETSVVKQIELFLNDEEWFVNVGINTKPLFIYNAGSGEYVANYTSHYRFPLENGTYKVVATPSPEQLIPSPVNLNELVIEQDPEARRKVEISSPVEYSSPFDTPLSIRMYSRTGVLRLRATDKKSDRSYSTVRAIVSAPISGYRVMDASFIESPVELVRDRATSTGGVNYTDDFVTFETATIGQAVNVRIDYLDNQGNVIQSKPMEGSFPIHPNDTTQIDFPLNDTEHPIIQDYTVTILSEGWNEETVVPEVPIIVPEGYTYVAPGTNLRNLCNEMFDNEEVTEVRLFLKAGTTYELGRLEIKKPLSILGQEPSTGETRTVMNMGNASINGELDYLRFEGMDINVTDDYMFRLAQLSFHVKELTVKSCDINGLRRSMWYAEISTDDQQMVDHFVLDDCRLLNFNAGDRNYSMISLGTNNPIYNITIRNSTVHTATQGLRNTLIGGTRNQKENMSITLENSTFVRLGPANMTFFDLRTGSAMTELKLTVKNCLFSGTTESGQGRWMYLDGKVVKDFSDNYRTSDFVMSNWGVDTAEVPAATVTKDELFEDVATGNLIVKDKSSEVYTKRIGDPHWFE; via the coding sequence ATGAAGAAAAATATACTATATTCTTTAGTAGGATTAACAGTCCTATTTAGTATGTCTGCCTGTTCGGAAGACAGATATGAAACCTCTGTTGTGAAGCAGATCGAGTTGTTCTTAAATGATGAAGAATGGTTCGTGAATGTGGGAATTAATACAAAGCCGCTTTTTATCTATAATGCCGGCAGTGGAGAGTATGTGGCGAATTATACTTCTCATTATCGTTTTCCGCTGGAGAATGGCACTTATAAAGTGGTGGCTACTCCCTCACCCGAACAGTTGATTCCCTCTCCTGTCAATTTGAATGAACTGGTTATTGAGCAAGACCCCGAAGCTAGAAGAAAGGTGGAGATCTCCTCTCCGGTAGAGTACAGTTCGCCTTTCGATACTCCTTTGAGTATCCGTATGTATAGCCGTACCGGCGTACTTCGATTAAGGGCGACAGATAAAAAGTCCGACAGGAGTTATTCGACGGTACGTGCCATTGTTTCTGCTCCTATATCGGGGTATCGTGTGATGGATGCTTCTTTCATAGAGTCACCGGTCGAATTGGTACGCGACAGGGCTACCTCCACTGGTGGTGTAAACTATACGGATGATTTCGTCACTTTTGAAACAGCAACTATCGGGCAGGCAGTAAATGTTCGTATTGATTATTTGGACAATCAGGGAAATGTCATTCAATCCAAGCCGATGGAAGGTTCTTTCCCTATTCATCCTAATGATACGACACAAATTGATTTCCCGTTAAATGATACGGAACACCCGATTATTCAAGATTACACAGTAACTATACTTTCTGAAGGCTGGAATGAAGAAACAGTAGTTCCGGAGGTGCCGATTATTGTACCGGAAGGATATACTTATGTAGCTCCCGGCACTAATTTGCGCAACCTTTGCAATGAAATGTTCGATAATGAGGAAGTGACAGAAGTGCGACTTTTCCTGAAAGCAGGAACTACCTATGAACTTGGCCGTTTGGAAATAAAGAAGCCGCTTTCAATACTAGGACAAGAACCTTCGACAGGCGAAACACGGACCGTTATGAACATGGGTAATGCTTCTATCAATGGAGAGTTGGATTATTTACGTTTCGAAGGCATGGACATTAATGTCACGGACGACTATATGTTCAGACTGGCGCAACTTTCTTTCCATGTAAAAGAACTGACAGTTAAGAGCTGTGATATAAACGGTCTGCGACGTAGTATGTGGTATGCCGAGATTTCAACAGACGATCAGCAAATGGTGGATCATTTTGTATTGGACGACTGCCGGTTACTGAACTTCAATGCAGGTGACAGGAATTATTCGATGATAAGTCTGGGAACTAATAATCCGATTTATAATATTACTATACGAAATTCTACGGTTCATACGGCGACACAAGGCTTGAGAAACACTTTAATCGGTGGAACCAGAAATCAAAAAGAAAACATGAGTATTACGTTAGAGAATAGTACATTCGTTCGTTTAGGCCCTGCCAATATGACTTTCTTTGATTTGCGTACAGGTAGTGCAATGACGGAATTGAAATTGACAGTTAAGAATTGTCTTTTCTCGGGAACCACAGAATCGGGACAAGGAAGATGGATGTATCTTGACGGAAAAGTGGTGAAAGATTTTTCTGATAACTATCGCACCAGTGATTTTGTCATGAGTAATTGGGGAGTTGATACTG